A part of Halobacterium jilantaiense genomic DNA contains:
- a CDS encoding Cdc6/Cdc18 family protein — MAEEPSQLSDFDGRYEDPADDPLFDFDEDDPDRANIFARKELLKVGHVPESGRIVGRDDEIKAVAAELRPIVRGDPPNNVIIYGKTGTGKSLVARHVTERARRAAESNGVSVGTVYVDCAQHNTQTRVARTVTRSLNETDETDFDIPRAGIGSGEYYDYLWEILDTAYESVIIILDEVDRLDDDDILMQLSRARESGKADCHLGVIAVSNKIEYRDQLNERVKSSLREEEFVFQPYDANQLREIMKHRRDAFHDGVLSDDVIPLTAALAAQEHGDARKAIEILRHAGELAERENVDTVIEEHVRDAQEWAEIDRFEELLRGSTTQVKFILYSLALLTEENPNEDGFSTNRIYERYEATTEKADAKTLSEHRVYELLKEQAFLGVVESTRTGGGRGEGSFLEHRLVQDTGIVLKSVLRDSRLEDLA; from the coding sequence ATGGCTGAGGAACCGTCCCAACTTTCTGACTTCGACGGCCGATACGAGGACCCTGCCGACGATCCCCTCTTCGACTTTGATGAAGACGACCCCGACCGAGCCAACATTTTCGCTCGAAAGGAACTGCTGAAGGTGGGTCACGTCCCTGAAAGCGGGCGTATCGTCGGCCGAGATGACGAGATCAAGGCCGTTGCCGCTGAACTCAGGCCGATCGTTCGTGGTGATCCACCCAACAACGTGATTATTTACGGCAAAACGGGAACGGGGAAGTCACTGGTCGCCCGTCACGTCACCGAACGAGCTCGACGAGCCGCGGAGTCGAACGGTGTGTCTGTGGGCACGGTCTACGTCGACTGCGCGCAGCACAATACACAGACGCGTGTTGCCAGAACGGTAACTCGGTCACTCAACGAGACGGACGAGACTGACTTCGATATTCCACGCGCCGGGATCGGGAGCGGTGAATACTACGACTATCTCTGGGAGATTCTGGATACCGCCTACGAGTCAGTCATCATTATTCTCGACGAGGTGGACCGACTCGATGACGATGATATACTGATGCAGCTGTCGCGGGCTCGCGAATCGGGGAAAGCAGATTGCCACTTGGGCGTCATCGCAGTCAGCAACAAGATCGAGTATCGCGACCAGCTGAACGAACGCGTCAAGTCCAGTCTTCGCGAGGAAGAGTTCGTTTTCCAACCTTACGACGCGAATCAGCTGCGCGAGATTATGAAGCACCGACGGGACGCGTTCCACGATGGCGTTCTCTCGGACGATGTGATCCCACTGACGGCGGCATTAGCCGCGCAAGAACACGGTGACGCCAGAAAGGCAATCGAGATTCTTCGTCACGCCGGCGAGCTAGCCGAGCGAGAAAATGTCGATACAGTCATCGAGGAACACGTTCGCGATGCCCAGGAGTGGGCTGAAATTGACCGCTTCGAGGAGCTACTACGCGGCTCGACGACCCAGGTCAAATTCATTCTGTATTCTCTCGCGCTGCTCACCGAAGAGAATCCGAATGAGGACGGGTTTTCGACTAACCGGATTTACGAACGATATGAAGCGACGACAGAGAAAGCTGATGCGAAGACTCTCAGCGAGCACCGCGTCTATGAGCTGTTGAAAGAGCAGGCGTTCCTCGGTGTCGTCGAATCAACTCGGACCGGTGGTGGCCGGGGTGAAGGCAGTTTTCTCGAGCATCGGTTGGTTCAGGACACCGGTATCGTGTTGAAATCTGTCCTCCGGGACAGCCGGTTGGAAGACCTGGCTTAG
- a CDS encoding nucleoside deaminase: MESEFDEFDHDSHMREALELARAAVDRGDEPFGSVLVRDNTVIMKESNQERTEDDIRRHPELHLAYRACREYDAEERAEMVMYTSTEPCPMCAGGMTTAGFGRVVYSVGSDELADFTGTAPSVRSAAILEGVSDVVGGVLNEAGRQLHQDYDW, encoded by the coding sequence ATGGAATCCGAATTCGACGAATTTGACCACGACTCGCACATGCGGGAAGCCCTCGAACTTGCGCGTGCGGCTGTCGACCGTGGTGACGAACCGTTCGGGTCTGTCCTCGTTCGCGACAATACAGTCATCATGAAAGAGTCGAATCAAGAACGTACCGAGGACGACATTCGCCGCCATCCAGAACTCCATCTTGCGTACCGTGCGTGCAGAGAGTACGATGCCGAAGAACGGGCGGAGATGGTGATGTACACAAGCACTGAGCCGTGTCCGATGTGTGCAGGCGGGATGACGACAGCAGGATTCGGGCGTGTTGTCTACAGTGTCGGGAGCGACGAGCTCGCGGACTTCACAGGAACTGCGCCGTCTGTTCGGTCTGCAGCAATTCTAGAGGGGGTCAGCGATGTTGTTGGAGGCGTCTTGAATGAGGCCGGTCGCCAACTCCATCAGGACTACGACTGGTGA
- a CDS encoding iron transporter, with translation MDRRAFLKTAAGVTGGTVLAGCLEPLGFETQSAWRDPPLVENRPDAVYYPSIVEGMGMYGTTTAGDVGFALMHSFPHRFWTLTGDDRTKVVVTDTDSLHLMASVWDTQTGAVLPLDVSLELSMEDGTTRTTNLWPMVSPNMGFHYGDNIDLPSEGRYEATLQVGGLQANRARGFENRVTSSRKATIPFTFDTRETYELEYRRLSEKAGTPGTVGLMEMGMVPKPVAPLVDELPGRLLGAPSSGDAELPTTLVSAGNPFTESGQPYLLVSPRTPYNRVMLPNMGLSATITRDGERFIEESLQATLDSDIGHHYGVPVPELQPGDTITVTVNAPPQLARHDGYETAFMNMPPVELTY, from the coding sequence ATGGATCGTCGAGCGTTCCTGAAAACCGCCGCAGGAGTGACTGGCGGCACAGTACTAGCTGGCTGTTTAGAACCGCTCGGCTTCGAAACACAGTCTGCGTGGCGTGACCCGCCCCTCGTTGAAAACCGTCCAGATGCCGTCTACTATCCTAGTATTGTCGAAGGGATGGGGATGTATGGGACAACAACAGCCGGTGACGTTGGGTTTGCCCTGATGCATTCGTTTCCACACCGGTTCTGGACGCTTACAGGAGACGACCGCACGAAAGTTGTCGTCACTGATACCGATTCACTTCATCTCATGGCTAGCGTGTGGGACACACAGACGGGTGCTGTGCTTCCACTTGACGTTTCCTTGGAACTGAGTATGGAAGACGGGACGACTAGGACGACGAACTTGTGGCCCATGGTCTCCCCAAACATGGGCTTTCACTACGGGGACAACATTGATCTTCCCAGTGAGGGACGTTACGAAGCAACACTCCAGGTCGGAGGACTACAAGCTAACCGGGCACGTGGCTTCGAGAACCGAGTAACTAGTTCCCGTAAGGCTACAATCCCGTTCACATTCGATACACGTGAGACGTATGAACTTGAATATCGGCGATTGTCAGAGAAGGCTGGAACCCCTGGGACTGTTGGGCTAATGGAGATGGGTATGGTCCCCAAGCCAGTTGCTCCACTAGTCGATGAGCTGCCGGGTCGATTACTTGGTGCGCCCTCTTCAGGTGACGCAGAACTTCCGACTACACTCGTCTCAGCAGGAAATCCGTTTACCGAAAGTGGCCAGCCGTATCTATTGGTGTCTCCCCGAACGCCATACAATCGCGTCATGCTACCGAACATGGGACTCAGCGCCACAATCACCAGAGATGGCGAACGCTTCATCGAGGAGTCGTTGCAAGCGACTCTGGACTCCGATATCGGCCACCATTATGGCGTTCCTGTCCCGGAACTACAGCCTGGGGATACAATTACGGTCACGGTGAATGCGCCACCCCAACTAGCTCGGCACGACGGATATGAAACTGCGTTTATGAATATGCCTCCGGTCGAGTTGACGTACTAA
- a CDS encoding PLP-dependent cysteine synthase family protein: MPAQNYPNTLAAIGETPMIDLPSLRPEEGASVSVKWEGANPTGSLKDRMALAMIEAARERGDIASGDPIVEFTGGSTGTSLAFVCAVLDHPFHVVTADCVADEKIASMQALGAEVELLETPNGTTYDGLFDDLRERALTVRDQTGAYFTNQFENDDQLDGYEAFGEEILDQCPDVDEFVMIAGTGGCAMGTARALRAADTEVRISVVEPAESPVLTEGTTGEHSVQGTAIVGSPPLVDDDAYDQVYTIPNAEGIEYVREIARQEGMLVGTSTGMNVAAARRIAATRDPDATVVTVACDTGLKYLSDGLYEGVEESTFCLS, from the coding sequence ATGCCCGCCCAGAATTACCCGAACACGCTAGCGGCAATCGGAGAAACACCGATGATCGACCTCCCGTCACTTCGCCCCGAGGAGGGCGCGTCGGTCTCGGTCAAGTGGGAAGGAGCCAACCCAACAGGTAGTCTGAAAGACCGGATGGCACTCGCCATGATCGAAGCCGCCCGGGAACGAGGGGACATCGCTTCCGGTGACCCTATCGTCGAGTTCACCGGCGGCAGCACGGGGACGAGTCTTGCGTTCGTCTGCGCCGTTCTCGACCACCCGTTCCACGTCGTCACGGCAGACTGCGTCGCTGACGAGAAAATCGCCTCGATGCAGGCGCTCGGCGCCGAAGTAGAACTGCTCGAAACACCAAACGGGACCACATACGACGGGCTATTCGATGACCTCCGTGAAAGAGCCCTCACGGTCCGCGACCAGACAGGTGCGTACTTCACAAACCAGTTCGAGAATGACGACCAGCTCGACGGATACGAGGCTTTTGGGGAGGAAATTCTCGACCAGTGTCCTGACGTCGACGAGTTCGTCATGATCGCTGGCACCGGTGGCTGTGCGATGGGGACCGCTCGGGCACTCCGTGCTGCCGACACTGAGGTCCGCATCTCAGTCGTCGAGCCCGCAGAGTCGCCCGTCCTCACCGAAGGTACGACCGGGGAACACAGCGTTCAGGGAACGGCAATCGTTGGCTCCCCGCCACTGGTGGATGATGACGCCTACGACCAGGTGTACACGATTCCGAATGCGGAGGGCATCGAGTACGTCCGCGAAATAGCACGCCAAGAGGGGATGCTCGTCGGCACGAGCACCGGAATGAACGTTGCTGCCGCTCGACGAATTGCCGCGACACGGGACCCGGATGCGACTGTTGTGACGGTGGCTTGCGATACGGGGCTCAAGTACCTCTCTGATGGGCTCTACGAGGGCGTCGAGGAG
- a CDS encoding sacsin N-terminal ATP-binding-like domain-containing protein yields the protein MELIQNSRDAIRDESDDDGRVAVIVGPESLLIANTGRPFELHDDDVFEAVTGLGRSEKLDNSDSIGEKGVGLKSLLQLSERFSVHSVVGDDQLSAQFSRYHAGQMLLAGYDHYLKTDLRNELDVESSVIESYQSILDDILDEEAWSRLPSTPDIDTIAERESTEEQAPPAPSEFLTDLPRLSLFRYPFLISTDHEESDATGRLVDALLKTGQSSSSTATPENKWLEDHADTYQTVVRLDYDDPEWTGLLDSVQNALAESGRDIVDAFETNRRSANVGGLSSDKTPQAQFWDECTDLSASTLVLLGELDEIDFLKLEGDDTEETGSLEISDRREVTIETDSTYQSSIGDDPELSRIPHTVTEETTTTAGTTTHEREFLRYSQTLTPEVHQWLTDEDRDIDAESATIDILLEQPRPEAADWEPTPEPLHLYYPISDASTPFPFVIHAPFEVSFDRQHLATAKKNQTLLKELPTLIATVSEDLIQSDEATHAPPSGYRSWMPWLVAPVDVAETDAETSLANGIADTLSRLQDTAIVPTDSQEPLQPTATLLDPTRLEAFEALRGRDAAPPIPAAEVIANGKAWKADLPESGPSDQSQFNGFLSQIGLTTIIETIAADASEDDLVTVLCDFWKRASTTTPDGGFDAWHVTVEQPTHAELYFEAIAEALAGHGADADDDDENDAEVDAATRLGRHGVPLLPAEKHKEGTSTTESEEATVTRLVRARPSEGQSDDGSRQRSERIVFRRQEPGESQQSMAELPTPPQQLPVYIIPYQNEWVGPLKRHNRRWGTRDLEGQAAFYRRVGAEAGGFSGDENGDPDVVGYLADLYKQSTAGQTAEWVTPQPFHNKQFDDVEEVFAYDTLTGTPTDYDAFLERRYVQTIPLPTDDGNQLPAERLVFGPEWAERFSAVADSLASENGVEYPFAGTDDGEAEPAAKFRRWAAAIECRQDFEPTDTPTLAPPSDEQWEAIHAQMDLSEAERKRWELYFLLHLGVQVGPHIDWGWLFPGRGTDDRRTGALSLSEVQSLADADPEFEANPPISPSEDLLERYQTISWRSEHHPAFSAGHSGSCQKDWLDCDIEEWEYNKDLAIPTWWHLTELNPDADRGHREAVRDATALIWPELTATITDTAWYCDGTHYSHQPNTHDATIPALGVVQLQDAALWPVTEPDTDDDPAEPPGGLMPEDLHTARPLITADEQRGAASYLPRLDLDEIIASIESRFDSDGELPSVDIASLPRMLGARPLDGLTPAQAADRLNEFLANRAVADTHRTYDHQALSAMESSWDSQSNTVPTYGLLRRLTATSQVSRKLTDEEPKRQWIRRDIWHTGVRLPVRWADDSLILHVEEDIPQVEEPELRIYTQQIPQHAREQFANDESIAIVERPSREARAIAYLLGGAPDGPIPPFGIQTETEQPDLGVPEDESEPTAQEQDAIEDLKSTLEPRIIYLLAAYDADVSEPDHRAVYNQLNAIINNPIGIIENPEGTSSRRSTQWSPPTTAEEKPNQIAIYRSAIDEHSDDSTQIPLYLVADGLAQVIDQYSLRDVFENILIKPDYALDYDYAEQKENVRKELSELREQRFKLVQAALRTLLSNIDETASPPELHIDPDDDVESTLEKMANAPNGTEDTVVNAWVGAFTTAGLAEPVTRYCIAAAATEEFYARLQHVATALQNASELHRDDLRDHQVWDELDSWPTNSDVESLRKYLTAVAKIDAFWATYTDSESDAETAFALAVETAANPTAPPAPLTPVIEGIPAGDRVATALRDRLLIELPKQSDGPIPESIITTVAEWHATRHDTFAASLSEDDDTSKLLKAFTTALENPTESLATVIDALNRYREDTGGGGGTTSHAKRRELTMQWVSASDAELDDAVNSSLTLEDAPEDGGAPSIGSTSSSTPTSNAEIADDRGREAELLCLARTWNQFRTQDQSTREQILEELTRWRSADIWRMKPVEAIADIETDEPAIVGERPEVVLRQATIPDESAYRTAFRLLFDVSDERGPGFDYIDPFAGTDEKANSDWRPEHMRRVEVKAVTPDRATNGRVKLTGNEFRMARRRGPDPLAGELPKQIRESTDRYLLRLVSLPRAWRSNSANGITVRDIQDFIDYGKFEEDDEPLWEKLRGGEFYVSFGSGD from the coding sequence TTGGAACTCATCCAGAATTCGCGGGACGCGATTCGCGACGAATCCGACGATGACGGACGAGTGGCTGTTATCGTCGGCCCAGAATCCTTACTCATCGCGAACACTGGTCGGCCGTTTGAACTCCACGATGATGATGTGTTCGAGGCGGTCACTGGACTCGGCCGATCGGAAAAACTCGACAACAGCGACTCGATCGGTGAGAAAGGAGTTGGCCTCAAGTCGTTACTCCAACTGAGTGAGCGGTTTTCCGTCCATTCGGTCGTCGGTGACGATCAGCTCTCGGCACAGTTCTCTCGCTATCACGCGGGGCAGATGCTGTTAGCAGGGTACGACCACTACCTCAAGACAGATCTCAGAAATGAGCTTGATGTCGAGAGTTCCGTCATCGAGTCGTATCAGTCTATTCTCGACGATATCCTAGATGAAGAAGCATGGTCGAGACTCCCATCAACGCCGGATATCGACACCATCGCTGAGCGGGAGTCGACCGAGGAGCAGGCGCCGCCAGCGCCAAGCGAATTCCTCACCGATTTGCCTCGACTCTCTTTATTCCGGTACCCATTCCTCATCAGTACCGACCACGAGGAGTCGGATGCAACAGGCCGGCTCGTTGACGCCCTCCTCAAGACAGGTCAATCCTCTTCATCAACCGCAACGCCGGAGAATAAATGGCTCGAGGACCATGCCGACACTTACCAGACGGTCGTCCGGCTTGATTATGATGACCCGGAATGGACCGGGTTGCTCGATTCTGTTCAAAACGCACTCGCCGAAAGTGGTCGCGATATCGTCGACGCCTTTGAGACTAACCGGCGAAGCGCAAACGTTGGCGGACTGTCCAGCGACAAGACACCCCAAGCGCAATTCTGGGATGAGTGTACCGACCTCTCTGCGTCAACGCTAGTCCTCCTTGGGGAACTCGACGAAATCGACTTTCTCAAACTCGAGGGCGATGACACCGAGGAAACCGGTTCGCTTGAGATTAGTGACCGCCGGGAGGTGACTATCGAGACCGACAGTACCTACCAGTCGTCCATCGGCGATGATCCCGAACTCTCCCGAATTCCGCATACAGTCACAGAGGAAACGACCACTACTGCCGGCACAACCACCCATGAGCGAGAGTTCCTTCGATACTCACAGACACTGACCCCAGAGGTCCATCAGTGGTTGACGGATGAGGACCGCGACATCGACGCCGAATCGGCAACGATAGATATCCTGCTGGAACAGCCGCGCCCCGAGGCAGCCGATTGGGAACCAACGCCAGAACCTCTCCACCTTTACTACCCGATTTCGGATGCTTCGACGCCGTTCCCATTCGTAATTCATGCTCCCTTCGAGGTGAGTTTCGATCGCCAACATCTCGCGACTGCTAAAAAAAACCAGACGCTACTCAAGGAGCTCCCGACGCTCATCGCGACCGTAAGCGAAGACCTCATCCAAAGCGACGAGGCAACTCACGCACCACCGTCGGGATATCGATCGTGGATGCCGTGGCTTGTTGCCCCCGTCGACGTCGCCGAGACTGACGCCGAGACATCGCTCGCAAATGGAATCGCTGACACTCTCAGTCGACTCCAAGACACCGCGATCGTCCCGACTGACTCCCAGGAACCGTTGCAGCCGACGGCGACACTGCTCGACCCGACGCGGTTGGAAGCCTTCGAGGCATTGCGTGGGCGGGATGCCGCGCCGCCGATCCCTGCTGCAGAGGTCATCGCGAATGGGAAAGCGTGGAAAGCCGACCTCCCCGAATCGGGACCGAGTGACCAATCCCAGTTCAACGGGTTCCTTTCCCAAATCGGGTTGACCACGATTATCGAGACGATTGCAGCAGATGCATCGGAGGATGACCTCGTGACGGTCCTCTGTGACTTCTGGAAGCGAGCCAGTACAACCACACCGGATGGTGGGTTCGATGCGTGGCATGTGACTGTCGAGCAGCCAACCCACGCAGAGCTGTACTTCGAGGCCATAGCGGAGGCGCTAGCCGGCCACGGCGCAGATGCAGATGACGACGATGAAAACGATGCAGAAGTCGATGCAGCGACCCGCCTCGGTAGACATGGTGTCCCCCTATTGCCGGCAGAGAAACACAAGGAAGGCACATCGACGACTGAGTCGGAGGAGGCAACCGTAACCAGATTAGTTCGCGCGAGGCCCAGCGAGGGGCAATCCGATGATGGATCCCGCCAACGGAGTGAACGCATCGTCTTCCGCCGCCAGGAACCCGGTGAGTCACAACAATCCATGGCGGAACTCCCCACTCCACCCCAACAATTACCGGTCTATATCATTCCGTATCAAAACGAGTGGGTCGGCCCGCTCAAGCGGCATAACCGACGCTGGGGGACCCGAGATCTGGAAGGGCAAGCGGCTTTCTATCGCCGTGTCGGCGCTGAAGCGGGTGGGTTCTCGGGCGACGAAAATGGCGACCCAGACGTCGTCGGCTACCTAGCCGATCTATACAAGCAATCCACAGCCGGACAAACTGCCGAGTGGGTGACCCCCCAGCCGTTCCACAACAAGCAGTTCGACGACGTCGAGGAAGTCTTCGCGTATGATACACTCACCGGTACCCCAACGGACTACGATGCGTTTCTCGAGCGACGATACGTGCAGACGATCCCGCTTCCGACCGACGACGGTAACCAACTCCCAGCCGAGCGACTGGTGTTCGGCCCCGAATGGGCGGAGCGATTCAGCGCCGTTGCGGATTCGCTCGCAAGTGAAAATGGCGTCGAGTATCCATTTGCCGGGACTGATGACGGTGAGGCCGAGCCGGCCGCGAAGTTCCGACGCTGGGCCGCAGCAATCGAGTGCCGCCAGGACTTCGAACCCACGGACACCCCAACCCTCGCGCCGCCCAGTGACGAGCAGTGGGAGGCCATCCATGCACAGATGGACCTCTCAGAGGCGGAACGCAAGCGGTGGGAACTCTACTTCTTGTTGCATCTAGGCGTCCAGGTCGGCCCCCACATCGATTGGGGGTGGCTCTTCCCTGGCCGAGGTACCGACGACCGTCGTACGGGCGCGCTATCACTCTCGGAAGTGCAGTCCCTCGCGGATGCCGACCCCGAGTTCGAAGCCAATCCACCGATTTCCCCATCTGAAGACCTGCTGGAGCGGTACCAAACGATTAGTTGGCGCTCAGAACACCATCCAGCGTTCAGTGCCGGCCACTCGGGTAGCTGTCAAAAAGATTGGTTAGACTGTGATATCGAGGAGTGGGAGTACAACAAGGACTTGGCGATCCCAACGTGGTGGCATCTCACGGAACTCAATCCAGACGCTGACCGGGGTCATCGGGAGGCAGTTCGGGATGCGACGGCGCTCATCTGGCCAGAACTCACGGCGACCATCACAGACACTGCGTGGTACTGTGACGGTACGCATTACAGCCACCAACCGAATACACACGACGCCACGATTCCGGCGCTCGGGGTCGTCCAACTACAGGATGCGGCACTCTGGCCGGTCACGGAACCAGATACAGATGACGATCCTGCGGAACCGCCCGGTGGGTTGATGCCAGAGGACCTCCACACAGCAAGGCCACTGATCACCGCCGACGAGCAACGCGGTGCGGCCAGCTATCTACCACGACTCGATCTCGACGAAATTATCGCAAGCATCGAGTCGCGGTTCGATTCGGATGGAGAACTTCCGAGCGTCGACATCGCATCGCTGCCGAGAATGCTTGGTGCACGGCCGCTTGATGGACTAACCCCGGCCCAAGCGGCCGATCGACTCAACGAGTTCTTAGCCAACCGTGCGGTTGCCGATACACATCGCACATACGACCATCAAGCGCTTTCGGCGATGGAATCCTCATGGGATTCCCAGTCGAATACAGTGCCCACCTATGGATTGCTACGGCGGCTCACGGCGACCTCGCAAGTCAGTCGAAAACTCACTGATGAGGAACCCAAGCGCCAGTGGATTCGCCGAGATATCTGGCATACTGGCGTTCGACTCCCAGTCCGATGGGCCGACGACTCGCTCATCCTCCACGTTGAGGAGGACATCCCACAAGTCGAGGAGCCTGAGTTACGAATCTACACGCAGCAAATCCCACAGCATGCACGCGAGCAGTTCGCTAATGACGAGTCCATTGCGATCGTCGAACGGCCCAGTCGAGAGGCACGAGCCATTGCATACCTGCTCGGGGGTGCCCCCGATGGGCCAATACCTCCGTTTGGAATTCAAACAGAGACGGAACAACCGGACCTCGGAGTTCCCGAAGACGAGTCCGAGCCAACAGCGCAAGAACAAGATGCGATAGAGGATCTCAAATCGACACTGGAGCCCCGGATAATCTATCTGCTAGCCGCATACGATGCAGATGTATCTGAGCCCGACCATAGAGCCGTCTACAACCAGCTTAATGCGATCATCAACAATCCAATCGGGATCATTGAGAACCCAGAAGGTACGAGTTCGAGACGATCAACGCAGTGGTCACCGCCAACCACTGCTGAGGAAAAGCCTAATCAGATCGCCATCTATCGGAGCGCAATCGACGAGCACAGTGACGATTCGACACAGATCCCGCTATACCTCGTAGCAGATGGCCTTGCCCAAGTTATCGACCAATATTCGCTTAGGGATGTCTTCGAGAACATCCTCATCAAGCCGGATTACGCGCTCGATTACGATTACGCCGAACAGAAAGAGAATGTCCGCAAAGAACTCTCTGAGCTCCGAGAACAGCGATTCAAGCTGGTTCAAGCGGCACTAAGAACACTGCTTTCGAATATCGACGAGACGGCAAGCCCACCGGAGTTGCATATCGATCCGGACGACGATGTCGAATCGACGCTGGAGAAAATGGCGAACGCACCGAACGGGACTGAGGACACGGTCGTCAATGCGTGGGTGGGGGCATTCACGACTGCAGGGCTTGCCGAACCGGTCACCCGGTATTGTATTGCGGCCGCAGCGACGGAGGAGTTCTACGCACGACTCCAACATGTTGCTACAGCACTCCAGAACGCCTCAGAGCTTCATCGCGATGACTTAAGAGACCACCAAGTTTGGGATGAACTCGATTCGTGGCCGACCAACAGCGACGTCGAGTCCCTCCGAAAGTACCTCACTGCCGTCGCCAAAATTGACGCCTTCTGGGCGACGTACACCGATAGCGAATCAGATGCAGAAACCGCCTTCGCCCTAGCCGTCGAAACAGCTGCCAACCCAACAGCGCCACCGGCGCCACTGACACCAGTCATAGAGGGCATTCCCGCAGGCGACCGCGTGGCGACAGCGCTCAGGGACCGCTTACTGATCGAACTCCCAAAACAGAGTGACGGGCCCATTCCCGAGTCCATTATAACGACCGTCGCCGAATGGCACGCAACCCGCCACGATACGTTCGCCGCCTCACTAAGTGAGGACGATGACACCAGCAAGCTCCTCAAGGCGTTCACAACGGCGCTCGAGAACCCCACCGAGTCGCTCGCGACTGTTATTGACGCACTGAACAGGTATCGTGAGGACACTGGTGGCGGTGGCGGCACTACGAGCCACGCCAAGCGACGGGAGCTCACCATGCAGTGGGTGTCAGCGTCGGATGCCGAGCTGGATGACGCGGTTAACTCATCTCTCACACTGGAGGATGCACCTGAAGATGGGGGCGCTCCCAGTATTGGATCGACTTCATCTAGCACCCCGACATCAAACGCAGAGATTGCTGATGACCGAGGGCGTGAAGCCGAACTGCTGTGTCTGGCGCGTACGTGGAACCAGTTCCGGACGCAAGACCAATCAACACGAGAGCAAATCCTCGAGGAACTCACTCGATGGCGGAGCGCCGATATCTGGCGAATGAAACCGGTTGAAGCCATCGCCGATATCGAGACAGATGAGCCAGCAATCGTGGGCGAACGGCCGGAAGTGGTCCTTCGACAGGCAACAATCCCCGATGAATCAGCGTATCGGACTGCATTCCGCCTGTTGTTCGACGTCTCTGACGAGCGTGGGCCCGGATTCGATTATATCGACCCCTTCGCCGGCACGGACGAAAAAGCGAACTCGGACTGGCGTCCGGAACATATGAGACGGGTCGAAGTCAAGGCCGTTACACCGGATCGAGCGACTAATGGCCGCGTCAAATTGACCGGAAACGAGTTCCGGATGGCCCGCCGGCGAGGTCCCGATCCATTGGCGGGTGAGTTACCGAAGCAAATCCGTGAATCAACAGACCGCTACCTGCTCCGCTTAGTGAGTCTCCCGCGTGCGTGGCGCAGTAACAGTGCGAATGGCATCACGGTTAGAGACATTCAGGACTTCATTGACTACGGGAAATTTGAAGAGGATGATGAACCCCTCTGGGAGAAGCTGCGGGGTGGAGAGTTCTACGTGAGCTTTGGATCTGGCGACTGA
- a CDS encoding DUF7410 domain-containing protein encodes MSPRVKTSVPDTESPAHRCPYCSRPFPASERLALHKGLQHHEDIEDAEEDAFESAYLAEEDDLQTYRLKALAALILVYFGFLIVYALEI; translated from the coding sequence ATGTCGCCGCGAGTCAAGACCTCTGTCCCAGACACAGAGTCACCGGCACATCGCTGTCCGTACTGTTCGCGGCCGTTTCCGGCCAGCGAGCGACTGGCCCTTCACAAAGGGTTGCAGCACCACGAAGATATCGAGGATGCGGAAGAAGATGCGTTCGAATCCGCGTACCTTGCGGAAGAAGATGATCTCCAGACGTATCGCTTGAAAGCACTGGCAGCGCTCATTCTCGTATATTTTGGATTTCTTATCGTATATGCCCTTGAGATCTAA